In Natrononativus amylolyticus, a single window of DNA contains:
- a CDS encoding DUF1616 domain-containing protein → MNAGRLWFLDLLAVIVYTAAAGLMVYADVGGAVRTVFALPLILFVPGYAMLAVLYPAMHDFDPNDRDDATERTGNLLERLPHDYMLEPVERVGLSVVFSIALFPAVVLVSHFTPYGVTLFPILVGLCALIGVLTLAAFVVRWQVPAEKRYAPSVMLLTGFLFTREPSRSRPRRRDDASLGVYNVLFIVTILIALIGFGYMVATPADHDESYTEFHVLTDGVDGETTTWYPDTFTAGEGAEFPVSIVNQEGQDVEYTAVVQLQQVDRDAQSIEIHEQDELEREQISVADGERVNHTLTFEPTMTGDDLRLVVLLYEGDVPDDPSEENAYRAIDFRVQVDG, encoded by the coding sequence ATGAACGCTGGACGACTGTGGTTTCTGGATCTTCTGGCCGTCATCGTTTACACCGCGGCGGCGGGACTCATGGTGTACGCCGACGTCGGCGGCGCCGTTCGGACGGTCTTCGCGCTGCCGTTGATCCTGTTCGTTCCGGGCTACGCCATGCTCGCCGTTCTCTACCCGGCGATGCACGACTTCGATCCGAACGACCGGGACGACGCGACCGAGCGGACGGGCAACCTGCTCGAGCGCCTGCCACACGACTACATGCTCGAGCCGGTCGAACGCGTCGGGCTCTCGGTCGTGTTCAGCATCGCGCTGTTTCCGGCGGTCGTGCTCGTCTCGCACTTCACGCCGTACGGGGTCACGCTGTTCCCGATTCTCGTCGGCCTCTGTGCGCTGATCGGCGTGCTCACGCTCGCCGCGTTCGTCGTTCGGTGGCAGGTGCCCGCCGAGAAGCGCTACGCGCCGTCGGTCATGCTGCTCACCGGGTTTCTGTTCACGCGCGAGCCGTCCAGATCGCGCCCCCGCCGACGCGACGACGCCTCTCTCGGGGTGTACAACGTCCTGTTCATCGTCACCATCCTGATCGCGCTCATCGGGTTCGGCTACATGGTCGCGACGCCAGCCGACCACGACGAGTCCTACACCGAGTTTCACGTCCTGACCGACGGCGTCGACGGCGAGACCACGACCTGGTATCCGGACACGTTCACGGCGGGTGAGGGCGCGGAGTTCCCCGTCTCGATCGTAAACCAGGAGGGTCAGGACGTCGAGTACACGGCGGTCGTCCAGCTCCAGCAGGTCGACAGGGACGCCCAGTCGATCGAGATCCACGAGCAGGACGAACTCGAGCGCGAGCAGATCAGCGTCGCCGACGGCGAACGCGTCAACCACACGCTGACGTTCGAGCCGACGATGACCGGCGACGACCTCCGGCTGGTCGTGTTGCTCTACGAGGGTGACGTCCCCGACGACCCCAGCGAGGAGAACGCCTACCGGGCGATCGACTTCCGGGTGCAGGTCGACGGCTAG